Proteins encoded within one genomic window of Flavobacterium gilvum:
- a CDS encoding response regulator produces MKILVVDDEPDVQPLFLQHFRKELRHHDFEFDFSLSGEEALDYLKEKASEVVLILSDINMPGMSGIELLSKIRQDYPEPPPVVMMITAYGDEENHRQAIQNGANDFLTKPLDFNVLKEKLKKVVNNG; encoded by the coding sequence ATGAAGATACTAGTAGTAGATGATGAACCCGATGTGCAACCGCTTTTTTTGCAACATTTTCGTAAAGAATTACGACATCATGATTTTGAATTTGACTTTTCCCTTTCTGGTGAAGAAGCTCTAGATTACCTTAAAGAGAAAGCTTCGGAAGTGGTGTTAATACTTTCTGATATCAATATGCCGGGAATGAGCGGTATTGAACTTTTGTCCAAAATCCGACAAGATTATCCAGAACCGCCACCAGTGGTCATGATGATTACTGCTTATGGAGACGAGGAAAATCATAGACAAGCCATACAAAATGGAGCCAATGATTTTTTGACAAAGCCATTGGATTTTAATGTGTTAAAAGAGAAACTAAAAAAAGTAGTGAACAATGGCTAA
- a CDS encoding adenylate/guanylate cyclase domain-containing protein, protein MAKILVVDDEADLEILVKQKFRKKIRENVYQFIFAQNGEEALQKVSEHPDLDIILSDINMPIMDGLTLLSRLPEANPMLKAVMVSAYGDMQNIRTAMNRGAFDFVCKPVDFDDLDLTMEKTIQHVKQLQETIKAIKENNILKMYVDENVINFMTNKEFESSLLKNEMLEATVLFIDVCGFTTITEQFPANTVVNLLNGLFDTIVKEIIAQEGHVDKFMGDAVMAVFRGDYHLDRAIDAGLALKNQIKNIEEITVGDKKYKPEISIGINSGEMVSGNIGSASLKRFDYTVIGDAVNTAQRLQSVAKPGQILISEAVFNIAKESFKCERNGEYVLKNKSVPVNTYEVIE, encoded by the coding sequence ATGGCTAAGATACTTGTAGTTGATGACGAAGCAGATTTAGAAATTTTGGTTAAGCAAAAGTTTAGAAAAAAGATTCGGGAAAATGTTTACCAATTCATTTTTGCCCAGAATGGGGAAGAGGCTTTGCAGAAGGTTTCGGAACATCCAGATTTGGATATTATTCTAAGTGATATTAATATGCCAATAATGGATGGGTTGACTTTGTTGAGTAGATTGCCCGAAGCCAATCCGATGTTGAAAGCCGTTATGGTTTCGGCGTATGGAGACATGCAAAATATACGGACTGCAATGAATCGGGGTGCCTTTGATTTTGTATGTAAGCCCGTAGATTTTGATGATCTGGATCTAACTATGGAGAAAACCATACAGCATGTTAAACAATTACAGGAAACCATAAAAGCAATAAAAGAGAATAATATTCTCAAAATGTACGTAGATGAAAATGTAATTAATTTTATGACTAACAAGGAGTTTGAGAGCAGTCTTCTTAAAAATGAAATGCTCGAAGCAACAGTGCTTTTTATAGATGTGTGCGGTTTTACGACAATTACAGAACAATTTCCGGCAAATACTGTTGTGAATCTGCTTAATGGATTATTTGATACAATCGTAAAAGAAATTATAGCTCAAGAAGGTCATGTCGATAAATTCATGGGCGATGCCGTTATGGCTGTTTTTAGGGGAGATTACCATCTGGACAGGGCTATTGATGCAGGACTTGCTCTAAAAAATCAAATCAAGAACATTGAAGAAATAACAGTTGGGGACAAAAAGTACAAACCAGAAATTTCGATTGGTATTAATTCCGGTGAGATGGTATCCGGGAACATTGGTTCGGCATCTTTAAAACGATTTGATTACACCGTTATCGGCGATGCCGTAAATACAGCTCAAAGACTGCAAAGTGTTGCCAAACCGGGTCAGATTCTTATTTCAGAAGCGGTTTTTAATATTGCAAAAGAATCTTTTAAGTGTGAACGGAATGGTGAATATGTTTTGAAAAATAAATCAGTGCCGGTAAACACCTATGAAGTAATTGAATGA